In Emys orbicularis isolate rEmyOrb1 chromosome 12, rEmyOrb1.hap1, whole genome shotgun sequence, one genomic interval encodes:
- the LOC135886559 gene encoding cathepsin G-like, whose translation MVTMLILILLPAAFLLPPGAGAGEIIGGKKVKPHSRPYMACLNIRREDKSFRCGGFLVSENFVLTAAHCNGDKITVSLGAHNIKQQEQSQQKISVRRRIPHPQYNRETHNNDIMLLQLGRKAKLNKQVRLIRLPPAHRRVKPGTVCSVAGWGRTSALSKRLPNVLREVDLKVLDDEACLNYPGGIYRKYNTCTMMCVGDPKEQKASFKGDSGGPLVCGKTAQGIISWGPVNGSPPRVYARVSTFIPWIRRTMRRLQP comes from the exons ATGGTGACGATGCTGATCCTGATCCTGCTGCCTGCGGCCTTTCTCCTGccgcccggggctggggctg GTGAGATCATCGGGGGAAAGAAAGTGAAGCCCCACTCCAGGCCCTATATGGCCTGTCTGAATATACGACGTGAAGACAAGAGTTTTCGCTGTGGAGGGTTCCTGGTGTCAGAGAACTTCGTGCTGACGGCCGCTCACTGCAATGGAGA CAAGATCACTGTGTCTCTGGGAGCCCATAACATTAAACAACAGGAACAGAGTCAACAGAAAATCTCTGTGCGCCGCCGGATCCCCCATCCGCAATACAACAGAGAGACCCATAACAATGACATCATGCTGCTGCAG CTGGGGCGCAAGGCAAAGCTCAATAAACAGGTGAGGCTCATCCGTCTCCCCCCGGCTCATCGGCGAGTGAAACCAGGGACCGTGTGCAGTGTCGCTGGCTGGGGCCGCACCAGCGCACTCAGTAAGAGGCTCCCCAATGTGCTCCGGGAGGTGGATTTGAAGGTGCTGGACGATGAGGCCTGTCTGAACTATCCTGGTGGGATATATCGTAAATATAACACCTGCACGATGATGTGTGTGGGGGACCCAAAGGAGCAGAAAGCCTCTTTCAAG ggTGACTCTGGGGGCCCCCTGGTGTGtgggaaaacagcccagggcATCATCTCTTGGGGGCCTGTCAATGGGAGCCCCCCAAGGGTCTACGCGAGAGTCTCCACCTTCATCCCCTGGATACGGAGGACGATGAGgaggctgcagccctga